The following nucleotide sequence is from Streptomyces brevispora.
TGACGGTGGTCCGCATGGCCCGGACCCATCCCATCTTGATGTCCACCGGGCGGGTGTCGCTGATCGGGTACTTGCTCCACAGGCCGACGGTCCCCTGCACCGAGTGGTAGGGGAAGCGGCCGGCGAGCGCCGATTCGTACGTCTTCACCTTTCCGGTGGGCAGTTCCTGGAGGGCGATGACGTCGGCACCGGAGCCCGCGACCTGCTGGGCGGTGCCGGCGGGGTCGGCGTTGTCCGCGTTGACGTTGTGGGTGGCGACGGTGAGATCGCCGCCCGTGCCCGACTTGTCGGTGAGCAGGCCGCCGAACACGTTGAACCAGACCACGATCGGCAGCAGCAGGGCGATCAGGGCGGTCGCGGAGCGCCGCACCAGGCCCAGCACGAGCAGCACCGGTACGAAGACGGCGATCCACGGCAGGAACGTCTCGCTGAGGCTGCCCAGGTTGCCGATGGTGTTCGGGATGTGGGCGTGGAGGACCATCACGAGGGTCAGCAGGACCGAGCAGCAGGCCAGGACGATCCCGCGCCGCCAGATGCCCGTGTCCCGGGTCAGTCTGTCGCGCAGGTTCCGGAAACGGGATCCGGAGGGCTGTGGTCCCACGCCGCCGTTCCCGGTGTCCGCCCTGTACGCCTGCACCATCGCGCTGTCCTCACTGCCTTGCCGTGCACATCGCCGCGCCAACGACCCTAGGCGATGAGCGACGCGTTTCCCGCCGTCGACGACGGCTGTACTGCCACGAGGACGAACAACGGGTGCGGTGGGTTCCGGCCGGGGGCGGTCTGCGGGGGCTTGTGACAGAACGATCACACTTACGCCGGTCCGGGCGCGTCAGCCCCGGGCCGGGGCGCCGGGTCCGGTGCCCGGCTGCCGCGGTCCGATGCCCTCGACCAGCAGCCGGATGATGCGGTCGGCGAGATCCTCGGGCAGTGGCGCGTCCGGCCGGTGAACGGTGCGTACGAGCATGGGGCCGAGGAACAGGTCGTCCATCAGCTCCACATCCGTGTCGTCCCGCAGTTCACCGGCTTCGACGGCTCGCCGGACGGCGGCGAGCATGGCGACCCGGCGCGGTGCTATCACGGTGCACTGGTACTCGGACCAGAGCCGGGGATGACTCTTCATCTGGGCGAAGACGTTGTGCAGCAGCACCGAGGAACGCTGGGCCAGGCCGCGCCTGCGCATCGACTCCAGCAGGACGCGCAGATCGCCGAGCCCGCCGGTGCCGGAGACATCGGGTTCCGGGGGCTCGATGTCCCTCAGGACGTCGACGAAGAGTGCCTCCTTGTCGGTCCAGCGCCGGTAGATGGTGGCCTTGCCGACGCCGGCGGTACGGGCGATCCGCTCGATGGACAGGCCGGCGAGGGGTTCGCCGGCCTCCAGCAGCTCGACGACGGCGTCCAGGATGGCCCGCTCGGCCGCCGCACTGCGTGGACGGCCGCGGCGGGGCTCCTGGTCGTCGCCGGGGCCGCGGTCGCGCTCGTGCTCGCGCTGATCATGCTCGTCCCGGTCCGATGCCTGAGCCTGCACGTGAAACCACCTTTCGCCCCCCCGATTCTCGCCGAAGCGGACGAGGCCCGGCAGCCCGGCCGCCAACAGCCTGATCGGGCCATCAGCCGTGCCGGGCCACGGGTGTCACTGTGCCGCGCTCGCGGGCACCGTCGACTCGTCCTGCGTGTCGCCCTGTGTGCCGTCCGGTGAGGCCGTCTGCTGGGCGGGCGGCCTGCCCGGCAGGAACAGCGCGACCACGATCGCTCCGAGCAGGGCGACGAAGGCCGAGCTGATGGCCGTGACGTGCATGGCGTTCAGGAAGGCGTCGTACGCGGCGGCGACCAGCGGGGTGCCCGCCGGTCCCATCTTCTCCGCGACGCCGAGCGTCGCCTCGATCGACTCCGCCGCCACGTCCCTGGCAGCGGCCGGGACCGCGCCGAGATGCCCCTCGATGTCGCCGCGGTAGACGGCGGACAGCACCGATCCGAGTACCGCGATCCCGAGCGCCCCGCCGACCTGCCGGAACGTGTTGTTGACGGCCGAGCCGGAGCCGGCCTTCTCGCGCGGCAGCGCCTGCATCACGGCGACGGTGACCGGCGGCATCACATGGGCCATGCCCGTGCCCTGCACGAAGAAGATCAGACACATCAGCCAGACGGGGGTGTCGGCGTCGAACAGCGCGAACGCCGCCAGTCCGACGGCGACCATCAGCATGCCGGCGGTGCACACGGCACGGACGCCGAACCGGGCGACCACGAGCCGGGCCCTGGGCGCGAAGACCAGCTGGGCGATGGCCAGCGGCAGGATCAGCAGCCCCGACTGCAGGGCGCTCCAGCCCCGCACGCTCTGCATGTAGAAGGCGGAGAAGAACGTCACGCCCATCAACGCGAAGAAGACCAGCGCGATGGCGGCGACGGCGGCGGAGAAGGCCGGCTTCCTGAAGTACGTGACGTCGATGGCCGGGCTGCTGCTGCGCTTCTCGTGGAGGACGAACACCACCAGGACGACCAGGCCGCCGATGACCGGCGCGAGCACGGAGACGTCGGTGAAGTCGGCCAGTTCGCCGCCGCGGATGATGCCGTACACCAGCAGCACCAGGCCGATGATGGAGAGCACCACACCGATCGGGTCGAGACGGCCCGGCTTCGGGTCCCTGGAGTCCGGTACGAGCACCAGCATCGCGATCAGCGCGATGACCACGACGGGCACATTGACCAGGAAGATCGAGCCCCACCAGAAGTGTTCGAGGAGCAGCCCGCCGGTGATCGGGCCGATCGCGATGCCGAGGCCGACGCTGCCGGCCCAGATGCCGATGGCCTTGGGCTGCTCGTCGCGCTCGAACACGTTCATCAGGACGGCGAGGGTGGCCGGCATCACGAAGGCGGCGCCGAAGCCCATCACGGCGCGCCAGGCGATGAGTTCGCCGGGCGAGCCGGACATGGCGGCGAAGGCCGAGCCGATGCCGAAGAGCACGATGCCGAGGAGCAGCACCTTCTTGCGCCCGATGCGGTCGCCGAGCAGGCCCGCGGTGAAGAGCAGTCCGGCGAAGACGAGGGTGTAGGAGTTGATCGACCACTCCAGCTCGCTCTGGGTGGCTCCCAGTCCGGTGGGGGCGGGGGAGGCGATCGTCTTGACCGCGACGTTCAGGATCGAGTTGTCGAGCACCACGATGAGCAGGCTGAACATCAGGACGACGAGGATCGCCCAGCGGCGGCGGTGGACCGCCTCCGGGACCTGGGGCACGGCGGGAGCGCCGGACGGTATGGACATGGGCGAGAGCCTAACGTCGTTTCGATACGGGACCGTCTCGTATTGGAAAGTCTTTACCGGCGGGAACCTGCCGCCACGCTGCCGCCGTCCGGGCGACATGTGCGGGCCCACTTCCCGTGACCGGCTCGGGGATGCCACCATGGAGGGGATCCGGGGACGCCGTCAGGGTGCCTCGAGATGATGAAGGAGCCGTTGGCAATGTCGCTTCAGGCTGCGCAGAACCAGTCCGCCACACCCCCCGCGGGAGCCCCCACCGACAGCAGCAAGGCGCTGTACGGAGGCAAGAGCAACCGCCGCGTCACCATCCACGACATCGCCGCCGCCACCGAGCGCGGCGAGAAGTGGCCCATGCTCACCGCCTACGACGCGATGACCGCGTCCGTCTTCGACGAGGCCGGCATCCCGGTCATGCTCGTCGGCGACTCGATGGGCAACTGTCACCTCGGCTACGAGACCACCGTGCCCGTCACGATGGACGAGATCGCCATCCTCTCCGCCGCCGTCGTACGGGGCACCAGGCGCGCCCTCGTCGTCGCCGACCTGCCCTTCGGCGCCTACCAGGAGGGCCCGGTCCAGGCCCTGCGCAACGCCACCCGGCTGATCAAGGAGTCCGGGGTCGGCGCGGTCAAGCTGGAGGGCGGCGAGCGCAGCCACGAGCAGATCAAGCTGCTGGTCGACGCCGGCATCCCGGTCATGGCCCACATCGGGCTGACCCCGCAGTCCGTCAACGCGATGGGCTACCGGGTGCAGGGCCGCGGCGAGGAGGCCGCCCAGCAGATGCTGCGCGACGCCAAGGCCGTGCAGGACGCGGGCGCGTTCGCCGTCGTCCTGGAACTCGTACCGGCCGAGCTGGCCGCCGAGGTCACCCGCACCCTGCACATCCCGACCGTCGGCATCGGCGCCGGTCCGGACACCGACGCCCAGGTGCTGGTCTACACCGACATGGTCGGGCTGACCGGCGGCAAGGTGCCGCGCTTCACCAAGCAGTACGCCGACCTGCGGCAGATCCTCGGCGACGCCGCGAAGGCGTACGCGGACGAGGTCGTCGGCGGCACCTTCCCGGCGCCGGAGCACACCTTCCACTGACCGGTCCCACCGGCCGGACGACCACTGCCGGCACCACCGACAGCCCGCCGACTTCCCCCATCGGCGGGCTGTCGGCCCACTGTCGGTGGGCTGTCGGTGGCGGCTGGTCTGATGGGGGACATGACGCGAATCGACAAGAACCCCAGGACCGGCGGGAACGCCGTCGAGGTACGGGGACTGGTCAAGCACTACGGCTCGACCAAGGCTCTGGACGGCGTGGACCTCGATGTGCGCGAGGGCACCGTCCTCGGCGTGCTCGGCCCCAACGGCGCCGGCAAGACCACTCTCGTACGCTGCCTGTCCACCCTGATCCTGCCCGACGCCGGACACGCCGTCGTGGCGGGCTACGACGTGGTGCGGCAGCCCCGCCAGCTGCGCCGCACCATCGGTCTGACCGGGCAGTACGCCTCGGTCGACGAGAAGCTCTCCGGCTGGGAGAACCTCTACATGATCGGGCGGCTGCTCGACCTGCCGCGCAAGAAGGCGCGGTCCCGCGCCGACGACCTGCTCGAGCGCTTCTCGCTCACCGACGCGGCGAAGAAGGCCGCGATGGACTACTCCGGCGGTATGCGGCGCCGGCTGGACCTGGCCGCGTCCATGATCGGCAGCCCGTCCGTGCTCTATCTGGACGAGCCGACGACGGGACTCGACCCCCGTACCCGTAACGAGGTCTGGGACGAGGTGCAGCGGATGGTCGCGGAGGGGGCGACCGTGCTGCTCACCACCCAGTACATGGAAGAGGCCGAACAGCTCGCCAGCGAGCTCACCGTCATCGACCACGGCAGGATCATCGCCCGCGGCGGTGTCGACGAGCTGAAGGCCAAGGTCGGCGGCCGCACCCTGCAGATCCGGCCCTCCGACCCGTCCGAGCTGGCCGCGATGGCCCGGGCGCTGCGCGAGACCGGTCTCGACGGGGTCGCGGGCGCGCAGGCGGTCCCGGACGAGGGACTGCTGTACGTACCGATCCTCAGCGACGAGCAGCTCACCGCCGTCATCGGTCTGCTCGGCACCCGGGGCTTCTCGCTGGCGCACGTCGCCACCGCGCTGCCCAGCCTGGACGAGGTGTTCCTCGCCATCACAGGCGGCAAGACCACCGCCACCGAAACGATTCCCCAGGAGGTCGCGGCATGAGCACGACGACTCTGACGCCCACCCCCGCCGACGCGAAGGTGGTGTCCCCGGTCACCGAGGTCCACGACGAGGGCCGGATCGGGCTGCGGAACAACCTGCGGCACATCGGAGCGCTGGTACGGCGCAATCTGCTCCAGATCAAGAAGGATCCGGAGTCGATGTTCGACGCGCTCCTGATGCCGGTGATCTTCGTGCTGCTGTTCGTGTACGTCTTCGGCGGCTCCGTCGGCAGCAGCATGGGCGGCGGCCGGCAGGAGTACCTGAACTACCTGATCCCCGGTCTGATGGCGATGATGGGCATGAACATCGCCATGGCCGTCGGCAGCGGTGTCAACGACGACTTCCGCAAGGGGGTCATGGACCGGTTCCGCACCATGCCGATCGCCCGTTCCTCGGTGCTCATCGCCAAGATCGTGGTCGAGCTCGGCCGGATGATGGTCGCCACGCTGATCCTGCTGGGCATGGGCTTCGCGCTCGGCATGCAGCTCCACGGGTCGGTGCTGGGACTGATAGGGGCGATCGCGCTGGCGGCCGCGTTCGGCGCCGCCATCATGTGGATCTTCATCCTGCTCGGACTGAGCATGAAGACGGCCCAGGCCGTCCAGGGAATGGGGATGATCGTGATGATGCCGCTCCAGTTCGGCTCCTCGATCTTCGCCCCGCCGCAGACGATGCCCGGCTGGCTCCAGACGTTCACCGACTACAACCCGCTGTCCAACCTGGCCGACTCGGCGCGCGCTCTGATGATGGGCGGCCCGGTCGGACACTCGGTCTGGCTGACGCTCGGCTGGACCGTGGTCATCACCGCGGTGATGGCCCCGCTCGCGGTGTCCAAGTTCCGCAAGAAGTCCTGACGGACGGGGTTCAGTCCCGGTACGCGTCGACGAGGGCGGCGGCCTCCTCCAGGGAGAGGCCGCCGCCCTCGGCGTATGCGGCCTCGAAGGCGGCGTCCCCGAGAGCGGCCCGAGCCAGCTCCTCGGCCGCCGCGTAGTTCTCCTGCTCCATCGACGTCGGCACATGACCGCTCGGCAGCAGCTCCCGGCAGGCTCCCAGCAGCCGCGCCGCCAAGGCGGCCCGGCGCTCCCCGCCGAGCCCGCCCAGCGCCCGCGCGACACTGACCAGCTGGATCACGGACATCTGCGGCGCCATCATCTGCGACAACCGGTCGCCGGACCGCGCCAGCGCCTCCCGGCTCCTGGGCAGGGCGTCCGCGTGGAGCCCGTCCACGTTGTCCAGCCAGGCCAGACCGCCCAGCACGAATCCGTCGAAGATCCCCAGGTTCTCCGCGCCGAACTCGTCGCGCAGGACACCGAAGTGTTCGCGGGCCTCGGCGGTACGGTCGGACCGGCCCAGCCACATGGCAAGGAAGAGCCGGGCGAAAGACCGCGCCCCGTGGGCCGGATGCCGCGCCTCGTCGAGCACCTCCCGCAGGATCGCCTCGCCCTCCGCGCCGCGGTCGAGCTCGGTCAGCACGGAGGCGTAGCGGGTGCGGAGCACCGACACCTGGGCGCGGGCGCCGATCTTCTCCGCGTAGCCGACCGCGGCCAGGTAGTCCTCGGCCGCCCGGACGTACTCGCCCTTCTTCTCGTTGGCCTCGCCGCGCGAGGAGAGCGCCTCGGCCGCGCCCCAGTCGTCGCCGAGGCGGCTGAAGATCGCCAGGCTCTCGTCGGCGTCCGCACCGGCCTCGCCCGACCAGTCGGGCCGGTTGGCCAGCACGTTGGCGCGCATCTGGAGCGCGGCGGCCAGCTCCCACTCGTAGCCGAACCCCCGTGTGGCCAGGACCGTTTCGTCCAGCAGCTCGCGCAGATCGCCGATGTCCCCGGTGATCAGGATCGCGAAGAACCAGAGTGACGCCGGGGAGCGGCAGGTCTGCGGCTGGCCGGCCCGGTAGGTGGTGGAGATGACCCGCAGGCGCGCCATGCTGGCCTCGCTCATCCACTCCTCCATCACGTGGTCCATGCTGACCAGCTGGATGAGCGCGACCTGGCGCCGCGCCTCCTGGAGCAGCTCGGGGCGCATCGGAGGGGGCGCGTCGGTGCAGCGTTCGTGGAGGGAGGGCGCGGGGCCGGCGGACGGGGCGAACGGATCGGGGCCGAGGGTGGCCGCTGCCTCGGCCCACTGCAGGGCATCCGCGCGCAGATCGCGTATCTGCCAGTACCAGGAGAGCGAGATCACCATGCACAGGGCCTCCTGCTCGTCGCGGGCGGCGACGGCGTGGCGCAGGGCGGTGCGCAGATTCTCGTACTCGCGCTGGAGCAGTTCGATGGCCGCGAGCTGTCCGGGTCCGCGGAGTTCGGGGTCGGCGGTACGGGCGAGCTCCCGGAAGAACACCAGGTGCCGCCGTTCGACGGCTTCCCGCTCGCCCGCCTCGTCGAGCCGTTCGGCGGCGTACTCACCGACGGTCTCCAGGAGGCGGTAGCGCATCCCGCCGTCCGCTGCGGGTGCGGCGACGACGAGAGACTTGTCGACGAGTGAGCCGAGCTCCGCGGCGACATCGTGCGCGTCCTGCGGCCGGTCCGCGCAGACCGCCTCGGCGGCGGCGAGGGTCCAGCCGCCGGAGAAGACCGACAGCCGCCGCAGCGTGGCGCGTTCCCCTGCGTCCAGGAGGTCCCAGGACCAGTCGACGACGGCCCTCAGGGTCTGCTGACGCGGCAGTACGGTGCGGCTGCCGCCGGTCAGCAGGCGGAAGCGGTCGTCGAGCCGGTCGGCGATCTGGCGCGGGGTGAGCATCCGCAGCCGGGCGGCGGCGAGTTCGATGGCGAGCGGCAGCCCGTCCAGGCGGCGGCAGATCTCGGCGGTGGCCGCGGCCGTCCGCTCGTCCGCGTCGACCCGGAAGCCGGACAGTGCGGCGGCGCCGCGGTCGGCGAACAGGCGCAGCGCCATCGGGCCGGGCAGCGGGTCGACGGGCCGGACGAACTCACCCGGTACGCCGAGGGGTTCACGGCTGGTCGCCAGGACGGTGAGATCCGGGCAGCGGGCCAGCAGATGGTCGGCGAGGGCGGCGGCGGCCTCGATGACGTGCTCGCAGTTGTCCAGGAGCAGCAGCATGCGGCGCCCGGAACAGTGCTCGGTGAGCCGGGCAAGCGGTTCGTCCCCGCTCCGTTCGACGGCGCGGAACTCCTCGGCGCCCGCACCGCGCAGCACCGTCTCGCGGCCGCCGAGCGCGGTGAGGACGGCCTCCGGCACGGATTCGGGGTCGTCGACCGGCGCGAGCTCGGCCATCCAGACCCCGTCGGGCCAGGCGGCGGGATCGACGGATTCGGCGGCCTCCTGGGAGAGCCGGGTCTTGCCCGCGCCGCCGGGGCCGAGCAGTGTGACCAGCCGGGCCCGGGAGAGATCGCCGCGCAGGGTGTCGATGTCGCTCTCCCGTCCGACGAAGCTGGTGAGCCTGACCCGTAGGTTGCCGGGCGGGGCGACGGGGGCGGCGGGGCTGCCGGATCTCGCAGGCCGGCCGACGGGTGATGCCGGGGCTGTCGGGGCCGCCGGGGCCGCCGCCAGGTCCGGACGGGCCGGTTGAGCCGGTTGGGCCGGTTGGGCGGGCGGCGCCGGCTGCTGGCAGAGCAACTCGGCGTGCAGTGCGCTCAGTTCGGCGCCCGGGTCGGTGCCGAGCCGGTCGGCGAGCACGGTGCGCACCTCGTCGTACGCGGCCAGCGCCTGAGCCGTACGTCCGGCGTCGCGCAGGGCGCGCAGCCGGAGCGCCTGGAGGGGTTCGTCGATGGGGTGCTCGCCGCAGAGCTCGGCCAGCTCCGGCAGCACCCGCTCGGCCCGGCCGAGGGCGAGCGCGGCGGCGATGCGGATGCGGCGGGCGTCGAGCCGGCGGGCCGTCCAGCGCGCCGCGACGGTGTGGCGGTCCGGGAGGTCGGCGAGCACCGGTCCGCGCCACAGGTCCAGCGCGTCGTCGAGGACGCTCACGGCCTTCGCCGGATCGCCCTCCTCCAGGGCCCGCGCCCCCTCCCCCGCGAGCCGCTCGAACCGGTACAGGTCGACGGTGTCCGGTTCGGTGGCCAGCCGGTAGCCGTTCTCCGCCGAGGCGACCGCCGCATGGCCGAGCGCCCGCCGGAGCCGTCCCACGAGTGCCTGCAGGGCGCCCGGCGCGTCCGCGGGCGGGTCCCCGTCCCACACCTCGTCGACGAGCACGGCGGCCGGCACCGTCCGGCCGGCCCGCAGCGCGAGAACGGTGAGCAGGGCGCGCAGCCGCGCCCCGCCGACGGCGACGGCCGTGCCGTCGTCGCGGAGTGCCTGGGTGGTACCGAGGATGCTGTAGCGCACGCGCCCATTCTCCGTGGCCGGAGCCGGGAGCGGGACCGCCGCCCGGCCGTATGCGGACGAACCGTCCGCCGTACTGCCTGTCATGCCCCCACCCTTCACGGAACCACGGGCAGGATGCCAGACGTTTTGGCCGTGTCGCCTGTACGGTCGGGTCTCGCCGCCCGCCCGCTCCCGTTCCTCCCGCAGCCACCTGGAGCCTGCCGATGACCACCGCAACAGCGCGCAGCGACCGGCGGATCAGCCCGGTCTTCCTCGGGATCGCCGCCGTCGCGGCGGTGTCCGGCTGGGCGGTGTGGACGGATTTCGCCGAACAGCCGGGGTTCGCCACGTTCCTCTTCGTCACGGCGGCCTGGGTCGTGTCGCTCTGTCTCCACGAGTACGCCCACGCCAGAACCGCGCTGCACAGCGGCGACATCTCCATCGGCGCCAAGGGATATCTCACACTGAATCCGTTGCGCTACACGCATGCCCTGCTGAGCATCGTGCTGCCGGTGCTGTTCCTGATCATGGGCGGGATCGGGCTGCCGGGTGGTGCGGTCTTCATCGAGCGCGGCCGGATCCGCGGCCGCTGGCGGCACAGCCTGATCTCGGCGGCGGGCCCGCTGACCAATGTGCTGTTCGCGATCGTGTGCACGGCGCCGTTCTGGCTGGACGCGCTGGCCGGTGTCCCGGCCGCCTTCCGCTACGCGCTGGGCTTCCTGGCGCTGCTCCAGGTGACGGCGGCGATCCTGAACTTCGTACCGGTGCCGGGTCTGGACGGCTACGGGGTGATCGAGCCCTGGCTCTCGCACTCGGTACGCCGCCAGGTGGAGCCGTTCGCCCCGTTCGGGCTGATCGCGGTCTTCGCCCTGCTGTGGGTCCCGGGCGTGAACGCGGCGTTCTTCGACGCGGTCCACGCGCTGCTGCGGTCGCTCGGCGTCAGCGACTTCGACACGTACTGCGGTCTCGACTCCTACCGGTTCTGGCAGACGCCGGATGCGCGTTGCTCGCCGAACGGCTAGGAAGCCCCTTGCGCGGCCAGGAAGCCCCTTTACGCGGCTAGGAGGCGCTCTGCGCGGCCTGGGCAGCGGTGCGCCTGCGGCGCAGGTAGTACCAGGCCATGTTGGACGAGAGCCCGACCAGGAGCACCCAGACGATCCCGAGGAGCCAGCTGCCCTGCACGAAGGAGAGCACAGCCGCGGCGACGGAGAGGACGCAGACGACGACGGCGTAGAGAGCGAGGCGGGGCATGGGGACGGCTCCTGTCGGGGGATGGCGCGCGGTCCCGTCCAGTGTCCCCCATGCCCCCGGCCGCTCCGAGCGCGGTACGGCCGGGGGCGGTGCGGCTCACACGTCGGTGATGCGCAGTCCCGCGTGTGCCTTGTAGCGGCGGTTGACCGAGATCAGGTTGGCGACCAGCGACTCGACCTGGTGGGCGCCCCGCAGTCGTCCCGCGAAGATGCCGCGCATTCCGGGGATCCGGCCGGCCAGCGCCTGGACGAGGTCGGTGTCGGCGCGGGCCTCGCCCAGCACCAGCACATCGGTGTCGATCTCCTCGATCGTCTCGTCCTGGAGCAGCACGGCCGAGAGGTGGTGGAAGGCGGCGGTGACCCGGGACTCCGGCAGCAGGGCGGCGGCCTGTTCGGCGGCGCTGCCCTCCTCGGGCTTCAGGGCGTAGGCGCCCTTCTTGTCGAAGCCGAGCGGGTTGACGCAGTCGATGACGAGCTTCCCGGCGAGCTCGTCGCGCAGCGACTCCAGGGTCTTGGCATGACCGTCCCACGGCACGGCGACGATCACGATGTCGCTGTCGCGGGCGCACTCCGCGTTGTCCGCGCCGCGGACGCCGTGGCCGATCTCCTCGGCGGCGGCCTGCGCGCGGTCGGCCGCGCGGGAGCCGATGACGACCTGCTGTCCGGCGCGGGCGAACCGGTAGGCGAGTCCGCGGCCCTGCGGGCCGGTGCCACCGAGTACGCCGACGGTGAGGCCGGACACGTCGGGGAGGTCCCAGGGGTCCTTGGCAGGGGGCTTGGGCGCGCTGCCGCTGTCATTCGTAGTCATGGCCCCGACAGTACTTCCAGGCGAGGCGGGGTCGCCCCGTCGCCGGACCGCGATCCCGATCACGTTCCCGGCCCCGTTCGGATGGTTCCTCGGCCGTTCCCCCACGTGGGACCCGGCGTGTGGTGCAGGATGCCGGGCCATGGATGCCGTACGTGTGGCGCTGCTGCGTGAGGTGCTCGCCGGTACCGAGTGGCCGGCCGCCACCCGGCGGTTCGCCGGGACGCTGCGCTCGTCCGTCGTCCCGCACCGCGGCGGGCTGCTGCTGGTGGGGACCGAGGTGTACGAGCCGTGGCATCTGGCGGCGCATCTGGTGGACGAGTCCACCTGGTCGGGGCTGCCCGAGCTGACGCCCACGCTGGTACGCCACCGGGTGGAGCCCGGCGACCCGGCGCACCTGGCCGTCGGCCTGGGCCGGATCGAGGCGGCGGGGCGGGGCGAGACGCTGCTCCTGGTGGTGCCTCGGTCTCCGGGCGAGGGCCTGCTGGAGCGGGTGCACGATGCGCGCCGGGCCGGGGCGACGGTGCTGTCGCTGGACAACGGCGATCCGGAGGTCCGGGGCCTCGCCCATGAGGCGCTCTCCGTCGCGGGCGGCGACGACGTCGACCTGGACACGGTCCAGCACCTGGTCAGTGCGGCGGCCGGGGAGAACGGCGTGCCCGTGCCGCGCGGGCGGCGGCGCTTTCGCGACCGGCTGTCCCGGCTCGCCGACCAACTGACGGCGCCCCCGCCACCGCGCTGGTGAGCGGGGGCCTGCTCCTGGAAGGGGGCGGGCGGCGCAGGCCGTGCTCGGGGTACGAAGCGCGTGTCGGGCCGACCCTGCGGCGCGTTGTGCGTGTCGGGCCGTGCCCGCAGTAGGAAGCGCAGGCCCACCCCGCGGCACGAAGCGCGTGTCAGACCGTGTCCGCGGCACGAAGTACGTGTCGGGCCGACCCCGCGGCACGAAGTACGTGTCAGGCCGTGCCCGCGGAGCGAAGTACGTGCCGGGCCGACCCCGCGGCGCGAAATGCAGTTGCACCGGGCACGTTTCCCGACGGACCATGACCCCTCGTGACCTCTCGTCCCTCGCTCGCCGCCAGGCTGGCCACGCTGCTTCCCGACCTCTCGCCCTGGCGGTCCTCGGCGGACTTCCGGCTGCTCTGGGTACAGGGGCTCGTCACCTTCTTCGGCAGTTCCATGGCCCTGATCGCGCTGCCCCTCCAGATCAAGGACCTCACCGGGTCCCCCCTCGCCGTCGGCGCGATGGGCGCGGTCGAGCTCGTACCGCTGGTCGTGTTCGGCCTCTACGGCGGTGCGCTCGCCGACTCCGCCGACCGCCGCAAGGTCATCCTGGCCACCGAGGCGGGGCTCGGGCTGCTCGCGCTCGTCCTCCTGGTGAACGCCGCCCTGCCCGACCCGATGCTGTGGCCGCTCTATGTGGTGGCCGGGGGCGTCTCCGCCCTCGCGGGGCTCCAACGGCCCGCACTGGACTCGCTGATGGCCCGGATCGTGCCGCACGACCAGCTCACCGCGGCGGCCGCGCTGAACTCGCTGCGCTGGCAGGTCGGCGCGATCATGGGCCCGGCGGTGGCGGGCCTGGTGGTGGCCTATGCCGGGCACGCCACGGCGTACTCGATCACACTCGTCACGTTCGCCGTCTCCGTCCTGCTGTGCCGCGGGCTCGAGCCCGCACCGCCCACCGAGAAGGGGAAGAAGCCTTCGCTGCGCGGCATCGCGGAGGGAGCGCGCTACGCCTGGAGCCGGCCGGTGCTGC
It contains:
- a CDS encoding AfsR/SARP family transcriptional regulator; translated protein: MRYSILGTTQALRDDGTAVAVGGARLRALLTVLALRAGRTVPAAVLVDEVWDGDPPADAPGALQALVGRLRRALGHAAVASAENGYRLATEPDTVDLYRFERLAGEGARALEEGDPAKAVSVLDDALDLWRGPVLADLPDRHTVAARWTARRLDARRIRIAAALALGRAERVLPELAELCGEHPIDEPLQALRLRALRDAGRTAQALAAYDEVRTVLADRLGTDPGAELSALHAELLCQQPAPPAQPAQPAQPARPDLAAAPAAPTAPASPVGRPARSGSPAAPVAPPGNLRVRLTSFVGRESDIDTLRGDLSRARLVTLLGPGGAGKTRLSQEAAESVDPAAWPDGVWMAELAPVDDPESVPEAVLTALGGRETVLRGAGAEEFRAVERSGDEPLARLTEHCSGRRMLLLLDNCEHVIEAAAALADHLLARCPDLTVLATSREPLGVPGEFVRPVDPLPGPMALRLFADRGAAALSGFRVDADERTAAATAEICRRLDGLPLAIELAAARLRMLTPRQIADRLDDRFRLLTGGSRTVLPRQQTLRAVVDWSWDLLDAGERATLRRLSVFSGGWTLAAAEAVCADRPQDAHDVAAELGSLVDKSLVVAAPAADGGMRYRLLETVGEYAAERLDEAGEREAVERRHLVFFRELARTADPELRGPGQLAAIELLQREYENLRTALRHAVAARDEQEALCMVISLSWYWQIRDLRADALQWAEAAATLGPDPFAPSAGPAPSLHERCTDAPPPMRPELLQEARRQVALIQLVSMDHVMEEWMSEASMARLRVISTTYRAGQPQTCRSPASLWFFAILITGDIGDLRELLDETVLATRGFGYEWELAAALQMRANVLANRPDWSGEAGADADESLAIFSRLGDDWGAAEALSSRGEANEKKGEYVRAAEDYLAAVGYAEKIGARAQVSVLRTRYASVLTELDRGAEGEAILREVLDEARHPAHGARSFARLFLAMWLGRSDRTAEAREHFGVLRDEFGAENLGIFDGFVLGGLAWLDNVDGLHADALPRSREALARSGDRLSQMMAPQMSVIQLVSVARALGGLGGERRAALAARLLGACRELLPSGHVPTSMEQENYAAAEELARAALGDAAFEAAYAEGGGLSLEEAAALVDAYRD
- a CDS encoding site-2 protease family protein; translated protein: MTTATARSDRRISPVFLGIAAVAAVSGWAVWTDFAEQPGFATFLFVTAAWVVSLCLHEYAHARTALHSGDISIGAKGYLTLNPLRYTHALLSIVLPVLFLIMGGIGLPGGAVFIERGRIRGRWRHSLISAAGPLTNVLFAIVCTAPFWLDALAGVPAAFRYALGFLALLQVTAAILNFVPVPGLDGYGVIEPWLSHSVRRQVEPFAPFGLIAVFALLWVPGVNAAFFDAVHALLRSLGVSDFDTYCGLDSYRFWQTPDARCSPNG
- the npdG gene encoding NADPH-dependent F420 reductase; translation: MTTNDSGSAPKPPAKDPWDLPDVSGLTVGVLGGTGPQGRGLAYRFARAGQQVVIGSRAADRAQAAAEEIGHGVRGADNAECARDSDIVIVAVPWDGHAKTLESLRDELAGKLVIDCVNPLGFDKKGAYALKPEEGSAAEQAAALLPESRVTAAFHHLSAVLLQDETIEEIDTDVLVLGEARADTDLVQALAGRIPGMRGIFAGRLRGAHQVESLVANLISVNRRYKAHAGLRITDV
- a CDS encoding MFS transporter, whose amino-acid sequence is MTSRPSLAARLATLLPDLSPWRSSADFRLLWVQGLVTFFGSSMALIALPLQIKDLTGSPLAVGAMGAVELVPLVVFGLYGGALADSADRRKVILATEAGLGLLALVLLVNAALPDPMLWPLYVVAGGVSALAGLQRPALDSLMARIVPHDQLTAAAALNSLRWQVGAIMGPAVAGLVVAYAGHATAYSITLVTFAVSVLLCRGLEPAPPTEKGKKPSLRGIAEGARYAWSRPVLLGTYAIDMAAMFFAFPNTIFPFLSDELDAEWSLGLMYAAGSVGSLVLGLTSGWTSRVRRHGLFVVFGAAVWGLAIAAAGWFGNVWLVLVCLAVAGAGDMLSGLGRSTIWNQTIPEELRGRLAGIEVLSYSVGPQLGQVRAGGMAGWTGTRSAVWSGGVACVASVALLAAALPKLLTYDSQTDEDALRRRAQREEGLEAAPAG